A section of the Humulus lupulus chromosome 2, drHumLupu1.1, whole genome shotgun sequence genome encodes:
- the LOC133815393 gene encoding uncharacterized protein LOC133815393, whose translation MRLGNEDRVSCASSLLKKDARIWWDIVKKTRDVQVFNKKYYSHAILARRVDEFITHTQENLIVTEYARKFDRLAKFAADIETLDIALEAEQADNKGKTTSKDNRNKKLYVEYPQCLICKKKHSGECIYKTKGCFNCGQEGHLKKDCPKLRDQKKDDKLVPARVFALTKGEAETSNTVVSSQITISGKPFNVLFDSGAMHSFISINRTNNLDKQFIP comes from the exons ATGCGATTGGGGAACGAGGACCGAGTCTCATGTGCCTCAAGTCTACTCAAgaaagacgcccgcatctggtgggatatagtaaaGAAAACCCGAGATGTCCaggtgttcaacaagaagtattatagtCATGCGATTCTAGCCAgaagggtggacgaattcattaCGCATACTCAAGAGAATTTGATTGTGACAGAGTACGCCAGGAAGTTTGATCGACTGGCTAAGTTTGCAGCGGACATAGAAACGTTGGATATAGCCTTGGAAGCCGAACAG GCCGACAACAAAGGAAAGACAACATCAAAAGACAACAGGAACAAGAAGCTTTACGTGGAGTATCCCCAATGCCTTATCTGTAAGAAGAAGCATTCAGGGGAATGCATATACAAGACTAAAGGTTGCTTCAACTGTGGACAAGAAGGTCACCTTAAAAAGGACTGCCCAAAGTTAAGAGACCAGAAGAAAGATGATAAGCTAGTACCAGCCAGGGTTTTCGCTCTTACAAAGGGTGAGGCGGAAACTAGTAATACAGTGGTATCAAGTCAGATCACTATCTCTGGAAAACCATTCAATGttttatttgattcaggagctatgCATTCCTTTATCTCTATTAATAGGACTAATAACTTAGATAAACAATTCATACCGTAA